The region AAAGTCTTTACCATTTGTTGTCATATCAAGATGTTATGTGTGTGGATTATTACCTAGTGAAGAGAAACAAAACCTAATGCCATTCATCAGATACTAAGTCACACTATGCCATAAGAGAGGAAAGAAGTTTGGATGAAAATATGTGCATATTtaatcccaccccccccccaaacaattTTGACTAAATCCAAAAGTAAGAAACTTCATTAACCCTAAAACCGTTTTTGTCAAATACAAAAATAACCTCACTGACCAATTGCAAAAATTCTTTGTGCATAATTCTTGAAGCttgatttaatatttttaaggaTTGTTTTGAATGGCAAAGTCGGAATGAAACATCTGAATGAATTTTGAAACAGATTTTCAATTGATAAATTATGGATAAAAATATGTGCATAttcaattcccccccccccaagcaatTTTGACTAAATCCACAAGTAAGAAAATTCATTATCCCTAAAACCAATTTTTCGGATACAAAAATAATCTCACTGACCAATTGCAAAATTTCTTCGTCCATAATTCTATGAGCTTGAGTTAATTATTTTAGGATTGTTTTGAATGGCAAagtcaaaatgaaacatttggaTGAACTTTGAAAAAGATTTACAATTGATAAATTATGGATgaaaatatatgcatatttaacTCCCCTCCCGCACAAGCAATTTGGACGAAATCCACAAGTATGAAATTCATTATCCCTGAAACCATGTTGGTTGGATACAAAAATAACCTCACTGACCAATTGCAAAAAATTCTTCGtgaatttttcttaaaaatgtaaatgaatAGGGGCTCAAACTACTGCAGATTACTTTTTGATGACATTGTGCTCCGGCCCAAAGGGGAATCCTGTGATATCCTCGTTACCATCCTCAGTGATGACTAGAATGTCATGCTCTCTGTAGCCTCCTGCTCCAGCCGTTCCCTCTGGAATGGTTATCATGGGTTCCATGGATATCACCATGTTAGGCTCTAAAACTGTTTCTACATCTTCCCTTAGTTCCAAACCTGTTCAAATTAAGGcggaaaaagaaaattgaattcTTAAATTTCCAGGAGACTTTACGtcttatatttgtttttctgaCCAGTTAATTccattaattttttcttcagttcagttttgacttgtttttttttttcctgggggggggggggcatttagCTAGACACCTATTACAGATATTCCCGAACAATCTTGTGGTAACAACCCATAGTTTTGCAGGTGTGGCCTCAGAGAAAGAAACGTCAACACTTAGCCTGGCCTACGACACTTTCAGAAACAGATGTACATGCCCACCAGCCAAACTGTACCTTTAAAACTTAGAGAAAACTGTGATTTCAATTAACTGTTATGGCAAAAATATCCACTATCTTTGATGTTCTTTTTGGTTCTTGGGAagttgggagggaggggggggggtgcaataCAAAAGTACATTTTCTAGAAATGTTCAAGATTATTCCAACCCTTTGAAATAGGAGAGAAGGTGCCTTTAGTACCTGCTTCTCGTCCGTAGTAGTGACTGAGTACGCCAAACGAGTGGCCGTATCCAAAACTCCTGTACTGGAGAAGATCGTTCTCCAAGTACATCTCGTTCAGCTCTGCGGCGATGTCGCAGCATCTCGTCCCCGGTCGGATCAACTCTAGGCCTCTGCGGTGGACTTTACAGTTGATCTCCCACAATTCCATGTGTCGGTCGCTAGGCACATGATCTAGAAACAGGGTGCGTTCCAGGGCAGTGTAGTAGCTGTGGAGTTTGATCACATTTAGAGAGGGTTAACAAGTGGAAGCAAATGCTTATCATCATCTTAAAAGAGGCAGTCAATTTCACCCTCGACCATTAAAGGGGATATGGCAAATGGCAGGCAATGTCAAACTTATCAAAGAAGAGAACTATTTCATTCTGTTAATAGTGACAAAACCACCCTATGGATATCTTGTCTCTAACCCTAGATATATgcttgattgaatgtaacctatttgaGTGGTTGCAAACCTTGCCTTAGTCCGGTCACCCTGGGGTACCCCACGATGGGTgaccccaacccccccctccccccgagaTAGCTACTCAGGAAAATCaaccattaccatggcaactgttgctatgaCAGCTGACATAGCTGTATATGGCCCAACTGGATAAAGGAACTACGATATCCCATCCTCCCTTTGGGAGCCATGAGATAGTAAATTACCCAGAAATCATTGGGAAGCAGTTCAAACTCAGGATGTCACCTTTCTGTAACCTCCGGCTGGTGACTGGATTATGGGCCCCATCTGTATTGATCCCAGATTGAAACCAGGTCCAAGCTAGCGAATAAAAAGTCAACAACACATTGAACTTTGAAATGCTATGTCACTGTGTTATAAATTATGTTATTTACTTCAGCCATTTTATGGTTAGAATGGGATGAGAGAGTTCTCCGGATGACAAGGATGAGACAGCTGGTCTCTGTGAGGAAGTTATTGCTGGTAGACGAGGTTTGCAGCCCTGTCCATAAGAGCAACCCAATGCCAGAGGGATTGTGGGCATAATTCATTTCTTAACTTTTATCGGGATGTTCTGCTGGCAGGCATTGTGACACTCAtattaataaaagaaacacattttCTACTTTCTCAAACCCCAATCTCAATACTTTGTTCCTCACTCTAGACGAGGCTGTTTGAATGTGAACTAGTTTGATTGGATAAACTCTCCCCTTCTACAAAATGTGGATCATAGTAGGtgctctgtgatgtcattaaTGGTAAATGTTCTTCCAATGTTTTACTCTCATGTTATAAAACTGggtttgtttttttactttatttcccCCTTAGAATGTGATACATATACGATACATATAGTATGTTCTCTTCACTTAGAATTTAATGAATTATGCTAACTTATTTATAAGAAGATTATTTCCtatggaaaaaataaattttaacattttatgcaGGAAAAATAAATTTTCAGCTCAAGTACGATGATGATATCACTAAACCTgcttgttgccagatgcattcataaaCTTACAATGTTCAGAGGTTCCAAATTTGCATATTAGGATGTGGTCTTGACCATAAGCTGCTGTAAATGTCCAGCAGCTTTGTCAAATGGTGAACTTCAGACACTGGAATATATCCCTTTTAATTCAGAGACATGCTACCCacaaaaaatattatgaaaGGCTACTGACAGTGCAGAGGAAGGTTAGTCGTCCAACAAGAaggacaaatatatatatatagatagatatatatatagatagatatatatggtACTTACTGTCCATCAATTCTGCATGGGGGAAAGACTTAGCAATTTCACGGACCATAGCCTGAGTGGAGTGAAGAGCGACTTCGTGCTCGCCCACGCCGACATCACAGGCTTCCACGACTGCAGCACCCCCTATGTCACAAATTCTAGCACCTTCCTTGATATGGGCGATCTCTTCTGCAGATTTAACCATTCTCATCTTCATGCAAGGAATGCTGATATCGACGGGTTCCATATCCGGAAGGAAATTCTTCAACTTTTTGGAGTTATCTAAGGTCAAGTGATCTGATTCGATTCCAACTTTCCCCCGGACTCCATCGAGTTCTCGTTTCACACCCCGCCAAAAGTTATCTCTCTGCCAGTCGGTGAAGATCACATTGTCTCCCACCGCCGTTCTTCTCCAGGGTTGTCCCCCGTCGATCCCCGCGGACAAGGTGGTGACTTTATCCATCGTTACGACCGCACCGAACGTCCTTCCGAACGAACAATACATGAAGTCCGAATAATAGTTCACATTGTGTACTGACGTGAACAGTACAGCCCCTATAGAGTTTTCCTCCATGTGTTTCCTTAGCTTTGAGATTCTGCCATGCATTTCCTCTTTGGAAAAGGTATTTTTTACctgtaatggaaaaaaaatagaaagaatgaTGATGCAGTTCATATTTGACACTATTAAATACATCCTAGAAAAAATTGGCATCAGAATAAATCCAGGAATTGATCTGTCAGTGAAGAAGATAATTGGCTGGGTCAGTTTTACaagttataatatttcatattatatagACAGTTCTAATAAACAGAGGGTAAACATTACATGGACTGTCTGTAGGTTGATCTGTCTGTAAGTTTGGTTTCCAAATACTGTAAGAAATATTGCCaaaattttttaaaacttgTAATGAGTCTTTCGTGATTCCTAGCATAATCTAAAAGGAAGGGGAGCCCTTcaaaaataacaaatgaaaacaaataattaatgaaaagaaaagaaaaacaataccATTATGTATGATGTGGGCCTATCTGCTACATCCACTTGAAATGCTTCAATGTGTATTCCTACAACATATAGCAGACATCCTGGATGTTCCTTTGATTAGGTTGTCTGAGGAGCGGTTTTGTGACAAAAATAATGTCCAATGAAAGCTAATATTGGGCTTTGATACTCTTACAGGAAATGCACTGGCCATCAAAAATCCCATTCATGAACGATTTTACAATTTCTCAATTatttcaacaaatatatataccttGACTCCATTTTCCATCCTCTTCAGTGAGGGCATGAGGTCAGCTGAAATAGAGCTCTTCTGAGCAATAGGAatccattttgttttctgttggGTCAACCTCTTTGCAAGAGTCTTCAATTGCAAAGTTCTGAAcatattgccttttttttttagatggtACTGAtgattgaagaaagaaaaaaacatttagagAACAAGCACAGGAATGGGGATCATCGGGAGAGGTAGAAGAAATGAAATCAGAAGAGGGTTGATGGGgaacaaattatatatttagGTCCACCATGCTATAAGTGATATGTTGCACTGAACAGTTCATGTACAAGTACTATGCTCGTTGTACCAATAGTTATATTCAGTCCCTAAACGTAGCCTAGGGTGCCATTGTAAGTTTCAAAAGGACTATATAGTATAAGTtataatataggcctaggtcTTATCTAGCACACATTTTATTTTAGACTAGAGCCTACAGTACTAGTGTCactatgcatgggcggcgataatggagaggggggggacggggggacatgttccccccaatattttaggtggcatagttttttctGTGGCTATTtagagcatattttttttatatcgctagtaatttcaaaatagaaaatgcttagatgcaacttacaaggcctgggaagtgccatttccagcgatctcgccaactcatggtggcgtcacgcttagatagtatgccaacaagcttcgcccctcccttggcaaattcctcgctacgcacttgtctaaccgtgtcacaatttgttactaaatatcaccaaaaaacgaCACAGACTTTCACCGAGAGTACttagtttttacttattttcgaaatgaattagctagacggaccatgggcgcagatcctggtggggacagcaggacgcgtccccaccaactttttcagtggtggggacatgacataccgtgtccccaccaatttgtcttgaccaaacgctgcattgcaaatttccctgtatggaactttggcgcagtttgatccagcattgtgcaaatgacatgcagcaattctcactttattacatttatccacagttgttaaattttggaaggaaattgcatttgcggcagtctatatttgttttctgggagaggacccagacccatcgtatacaaaagtctacttggattatttgtcccctgatttttttttctgcagacgcccatgtgttTCCCCCAtcttaaatttctaagccatgaggtctcaaatttaaggaggttttgGAGCATTATTGgatctgggaagtgttatttccggcgatcttgGAGGtatgtttgccaaaaaattcttgtacgctacacGCGAACcaatggtcgcgctccgcttagatagtatcagagaacagatatgcgtccccaccattatccaagtcTGATCTGTGCCCATGAGACAAGCACAAACAATTTGGGGGATGTATTTGCTatgcgcctgcacccaagcaaatgtcccccccccccaatatttgaaacaaatcgccgcccctgttaCTATGTGTATTTCATTCACTGTGTGGTACAGAGCAAAACAGGAGATATCATCATACATAGGCAAGTACAGTTACCAAGAATGATATGTAGCACAAACTTTCATCTTAGTCCATGCACAACAACGTGACGTGACACGTAACCTACGGTACCGTAACTACTTTGTGCTGGTGGTACTGGTAGCCTAGGCCCATTATTAAGTTATGATAAAAAGTAGGCCTAATGTCACATGTAGAGGCTCCATGTTTAAGAGTAAAACTAAACGTACTATAATTCTACTTTTAATAGTCAATAGATGTGTGTTCGTTTAAAACATgcacataccccccccccccacacacacacaaggtACACCCACAAAAGCGAAAATAACTTACGCGGTTTACACGAGGTGCAGCTTTGCGTGAAGTGAATTTCAATAGTGGAACTGGTACTATCAGCAGTCAATAATTGCCTTGATAACCCTGGACATCAAATTTACAATGACTATTGTTTACGCCGACGACCCTGgattgtttgtaaataaaatattttgttggcttatgacgtcacatggtgTTCAGCTCACAATTACGTACGTTATACCATGGGAGACTGTTTTACCTCCAGGATTATACTAAACATCTCGGGGAAATAATTACACACGATTCGGGTGATTGGTCCCTGGTAAAGTCTGATAACCAGATGTGGTATTAAAGGTCTGCTGTGTAGACCCCTACTATGGCACGCTGTTATGGAAAaatttcttgagattacgtaatcgaactgccttggtcgtaaaatgacctctttttaccaattagtctgcaacgcctgccacatattttttcttgtttatgaGGGTCTTCGTGTTTACGCtgtatcagtggcgtaggaaggtacttttcagtggggggggggctgaagactgatggccggcctgggggaagggtctaaggggagggggtgtccccctcccctttggaaattttttgcatttccaggtggcctcagatgcaatttggtgcaatatagcacacttcaacacccactccattttgtaaataattttgcattttcacctggacttagatgcaatttggtgctccaaatgagattttttttctcatttggaaatgaaaaaggggttttctgacttgagaagcggggggcggaatgatacttccgccccaccatatttttcactgaggggctggcgccccccaggttcctacgcccttgcgctgtatgattaactacactgtagacatgaacatatatgAACACACAGTGTTTactgtttacacaaagagcctatgcaggctaattgtggAGCCTGaagtcgatttacgaccgtgacaggtcgattacgtaatcacaaaacttttctagctatagcgtgctattattggagccaataaagcagatctttaagcaGAAGGCAAGAGTACAAAAAGTTACTTCTCCTCCTGACATTACTTTATGAAGTAATGAACAGCTCAGCCTTGGTAACCGTTATCATGTTACAGTTATATGTAACTCTACACTAATGTTTAATAattgttctggattttccaattCACTACAATTTatttacatacacatacacatacacacatatatatatatatatatatatatatatatatatatatatatatatatatatatatatatatagggatatatatatatatatatatatatatatatatatagcctatatatatataattgaaatcgtaatgagtatgtatatatgcttcTTGGACTGCAACTTGCGAGTATTAGATTCACGCTCTTCTGCGTTCCTCAGACTAGCCTTGACGAAAACAAGACGAACTACAAAACAGATACGAAcacaatggtcggagccagggctactaccgaaccgaACGATTCAGAACGTGAGCGAAGACTGATTCACAAGTCTCAAGATCTGattcagctgagctggtgaaCAGACGTCACGTGACCTTTAATACTTACGTCACTGTCCCACGTCGAAAGTATATGTGGCTTAGAGACCCTATAGTAGTACTATAGGGTCTCTAATGTGGCTAAAACGGTGACATGTAGCCTAGagaaatagagggcgacatttATGATGACCAACGGCATCATTGGTATTATAAATAATGCTTTAAAAATGGCTAGTTTCCACTGTTTCAAGTATGTCGATATGTGAGCCTAGCGCAGGTTCGACTGGTTACTCAGTCAAGCCAGATTGGTCAGGACGTTCACAATCTTGATATATGGGCTACTAATAATCACCTCGATCTCAATCCCATCGAAATGTAAGCTCATGCAAATTGTCTCAAAATGCAGCCTCCTATAATAAATACGCTTATGATTGGCGGTAACGAGCTTGGAGTTGTGGTTGAGACCAATCTTCTGGGACTGAGGGTACAGTCGGATATGGGCTGGGAATCACAGGTCAACAGAATGTTTACTAAGGGCAGTCGTAGATTATATATGTTAAATCGATTTTGGGTTCCCATCGAAGATTTGGTGTCGGTCGGTTTATAAAGTTTATATTCGCCCTGTTGTGGAATATGCTACTCCTGTGTGGCATGGTGGCATTACTGCTGTTCAGGCCAACCGTCTGAAGTGTATCCAGAAACGAGCGTGCCGTATCATTATAGGTGCCAACTACAACTCTCCAGTCGCTGGCAAATAGGCGAGTTGAACTTTGTACCAATTTCGCCATAGGATGTACTAAGTCCGATAGATATGCCGAACTACCCATAACACGCATGGCATGTCcttaaaaaaaacccacacCCTACCAGGAAATTAAGTATAAGGCGAACAGGTACGGAAATAGTGTAATACCATTTTTGCGTAGATTTATAAACGAAtgattttggtatttttgtaCCCCAGTGGTTAGTCGTATTGTTTAGCTTtttagcggggggggggggggggggcggtattACTAATtaattttccttgtttttgtttaggttgtctttatttattatttattgtgtgtgtcttttgttttttgtttcttttagtGTTATTGAGTTACtgatttattcctttttttctctatataaTTTGGCCATTGGGCCACGATATTAGATGCAATAAACTACTACTACTTTACTACTATCACATTATGTATGTGTATACACTAACCAAGACCTAAAGTTTGCATTTTTGTTCAAAGCAAAATACGAGATATTCTCCTAATATAGGCTACTGCATAGTTACCCAGAATGCTAAACACAATTTCAAAACTAGCACAAATCATCTTAGTCAATAGCAACGTGCGGCGATAAGTATAACGTAACTAAGTCCCTTAATTGTACTGGTGGTAGCCTTTAGGCCTATAAGTTATGCTAATAGTAATGACAATGACATGCAGAGACTCCACGTTGAAGACTAAGACTTAAACTACTATAGTTCGACTTTCAATAGTCAATAGATGTGTGTATGGTTTtaacattcacacacacacacacacacacatagccctcaccacccccccccccaacacccagACACAAAAGCACACGTACACCCACAAAAGCGAAAATAACTTACAAAAGGTGCAGCCGGAACTTCAATAGTGGAACTATAGCAGTCAACAATTGCTTGTCTTTTTCTACAACCCCTTTGTTTTATATACATAGCTAGTCTAATAGTCTATTCCCCAAATTTTATTTGCTAACCTGCTTGAGCCGTGGTTAGCACGGCTCGATCAGCCTTGTCCCCAGGCTGACAAACAACATTTCATTAAATTCGGCGTGCGAAAAGATAGCCGCACAAAATGGCTGCTAAACCAGCTATATATGTGTGCAGGTAACGCTGGAAATTCAAGATAACGACAGACAAAGAAAAATGGCCGGATTTGTTTACTCTTCGCTGTAACAAAATGATCTCATTTTgttgaaacatatttattttatcaagATCATAGGTGTCTGAAACTGAAAGCCAGATGTTTTCTTATTGTTAAAACTTATTTTATACTATCAAAAGTACAAGAAATGTATGTTAACCCGAAATATCgaaaaattaaaagtgaaattgtaACACTAATAACCTATACAAAAACGTGAGAGATACCATTTGATAACTCTTAGCTGGTCATAATCTGACGTTTTAACATTTTAAGGTTCCTTCTTTCTTCAATTGGTCTTGATTGTGGCCGTGAAAGCACCCATGTGAACGCACATAAAATTTTACGTTTTACGTTGTTTTACAAGAGCATGCTCCAAATTGCCGAATTAAGCCATCCACTTACAAAATCGGTTAACTTCCCGTGATAATTACAGAAACGAGATCTGTTGAGGGCTTACTTTAGAAACCAATTCTAGCAGAGCGCTCTCAAATTTGGTTTATCGCACGACAGCAACTGGTCCTATCTCTCATACTTACTCACCCATCCTCTTCCAACAGAAGTGTCACACATGGCTACATCTTATTGCGGTTCAGTTTGTTGATGAGAGGTGACAACTTAAACATTTCTCGTTGCTATTGTTTAAAATGAATAaacttttaaattaataaatttccACTGAAATTCCACTAGCCGAAACTAACTTACAATATTttcgttataatatatatatatatatatatatatatatatatatatatatatgtatgtatatatatatatatttatagatatataggctatatatatatatatatacatatatatagatatataggctatatataagttgttttgttttcgtgCCCACGTGTTACGTTAAACTATAACAATAACCGCGTCCGTGTCATAAACAGATCCAGTCTAACAATCAGTATATCGCTCCTGTTTGCTCTTATTCtcatgttgttttgttgttgtttgtttgtctttttcGTGGCTTTTCCAAAGTCACCGGTACGTTCACTTCGTAATTTGTCTATTCCAAACAGCCCGCATTTTAAACAAAGGCATTGTTGTTCCAAAAGGGTCAGCTATGAACACGTACAGCAAGCACTCCCGCTGTTGCTCATTATACGATTAATATTAATTCTATAATagggtttaaaaaaaatatatacatatacataaatagaGTACCGGTAGATTTAAATTTGAATCTTTTTTAAAAATAACCAAATAGTATAGTCGTTAATTTTAGATCCACGTACACTGTTCCCTTTGTTCTTGGTTTAATCTCTAACAAACCACACAATGAGTAATTAGGATGAACAGGGGATACCAGTAAAAATGATAACGATTCGGTTAAAAGGAAACGGCTACGTGTCAGTGTTTCGGTGCTATATATAAACTTAAATAACAATACTATAGCCACTTCGACTATTGCTATACTAAAGTTAAATTTTGGTCAAGCGGATATGGTCTTAAATATCAACCTGGGCacgaatgaaataaaaaaaaactatcgtGTAATATCGAAATAATGattaaacaaaagaataatCATTTCAACGACACACACATTATCGGGCTAATAAAAATTGATAAGATAGTCAAACCACATGCACAATGATATATAGGTGAAATTAATCCTGATGGATATAACTGGTAAATGCAGGCTTgagttacaccccccccccccaccccaccccacccttatCATGATGACCCCCGTGGATTACCGAAAGCGTGGCTGTAAATGTTATTGATTGAGCAAATGCAAAGAGGACTATATCATTCTCTTGTGCTATGATTATTCATCATATAATATTGTAGATGATTGACGAGGGCACGCTTGACGGTTTACCGTATATCACCATCGGATGACGAATGAGCAAGAGTAAATGGAATAATCGATAACACTGAGACGGTTTTCACAGTGGTATTGAGATGCCCGCCACGTAACATGAAGATATATCGTATCGGTATAGTTCGATGTCACAAAGGCGCATGCgtatttaaaataatgaaatgggCATATATGTTGGTGTATGACGTCACTTTCCATACACGTATAGTATTATATGGATATTATAGTTTGCATAACAGGCGGTTGTCAGTCATACAATATACGTATTAGATAGAGCCTGCATGCATGGGCATGAAAGCCAAACGACTAgcctgatccactctcaaccccactGGATGTGAACGTGTTACCATGGCGATGTTACGTCTATACAGGATAAGAACACATTATGTTCGTTGGTATAGATACTCCTTCAACCGCGCATCGTGACTACCGTATTGTCACACGCTAACCAATCGCTCACCTTACATTCATTGCTTCCCTGTTCTGaggacatgaatattcacacCCTACAGCGGTCTAAGGCGCGCAACAAAAGCTGGCATGCAAGCGACTACATTCAGTAGATTGGCGCTTATAATTGCGTATTGGTCCTACCGATGAATATTCAGCAAGCAAAATACTGTAGGACGAGT is a window of Apostichopus japonicus isolate 1M-3 chromosome 21, ASM3797524v1, whole genome shotgun sequence DNA encoding:
- the LOC139962474 gene encoding creatinase-like; this encodes MFRTLQLKTLAKRLTQQKTKWIPIAQKSSISADLMPSLKRMENGVKVKNTFSKEEMHGRISKLRKHMEENSIGAVLFTSVHNVNYYSDFMYCSFGRTFGAVVTMDKVTTLSAGIDGGQPWRRTAVGDNVIFTDWQRDNFWRGVKRELDGVRGKVGIESDHLTLDNSKKLKNFLPDMEPVDISIPCMKMRMVKSAEEIAHIKEGARICDIGGAAVVEACDVGVGEHEVALHSTQAMVREIAKSFPHAELMDTWTWFQSGINTDGAHNPVTSRRLQKGDILSLNCFPMISGYYTALERTLFLDHVPSDRHMELWEINCKVHRRGLELIRPGTRCCDIAAELNEMYLENDLLQYRSFGYGHSFGVLSHYYGREAGLELREDVETVLEPNMVISMEPMITIPEGTAGAGGYREHDILVITEDGNEDITGFPFGPEHNVIKK